From Cinclus cinclus chromosome 26, bCinCin1.1, whole genome shotgun sequence, one genomic window encodes:
- the EPB41 gene encoding protein 4.1 isoform X32 has protein sequence MTTEKSTAADTDSSKQQQAKEEEGAAEIQKQEASLEKGAQPTPDRQPQRQKASNGDTPTHEEQSKKEHRTSEGRGLSRLFSSFLRRPKSQVSEEDKDVDAPKEAGGDQKDAGLGASPGEDILVKAPIAAPEPELKTDPSLDLHSLSSAETQPAQEERRDDQEPEGRDFEDREEGEAKEEGAKPEPKPESLETKADKDLKAAPKTVKRHRNMYCKVVLLDDTIFECSVDKHAKGQDLLKKVCDHLNLLEEDYFGLAIWDTPTSRTWLDPAKEIKKQVHGGPWDFTFNVKFYPPDPAQLTEDITRYYLCLQLRQDILTGRLPCSFATLALLGSYTVQSELGDYDPDLHGPDYISEFKLAPNQTKELEEKVVELHKTYRSMTPAQADLEFLENAKKLSMYGVDLHQAKDLEGVDITLGVCSSGLLVYKDKLRINRFPWPKVLKISYKRSSFFIKIRPGEQEQYESTIGFKLPSYRAAKKLWKVCVEHHTFFRLTSTEAIPKSRFLALGSKFRYSGRTQAQTRQASALIDRPAPQFERTASKRASRSLDGAVAVITPERSPRPTSAPAIAQSHAAEPAPAKSDVKDVATSKVGKETAKSDMRCEEFPPEKHKEPVDASRVRKTHIEVTVPTTNGAQPQKRSKRLDGENIYIRHSNLMLEDLDKTQEEIKKHHANISELKKNFMESVPEPRPSEWDKRLSTHSPFRSLNVNGQIPTGADGVSTLAQGIPRGSIAVWDSAPLSFCLFSVLIVTIDL, from the exons ATGACAACAGAAAAGAGCACAGCAGCCGACACTGACagctcaaagcagcagcaagccaaggaggaggaaggagctgctgaaatACAGAAGCAAGAGGCTTCCCTGGAGAAAGGGGCTCAGCCAACACCAGATAGACAGCCCCAGAGGCAGAAGGCCTCCAACGGAGACACTCCCACACACGAGGAGCAGAGCAAGAAAGAGCATCGCACCTCTGAGGGCCGGGGTCTCTCCCgcctcttctcctccttcctcaggAGGCCCAAGTCTCAGGTATCTGAAGAGGACAAAGATGTTGATGCTCCTAAAGAGGCGGGAGGTGACCAGAAAGATGCAGGATTAGGAGCCAGCCCTGGTGAAGACATCCTGGTGAAAGCCCCAATTGCAGCTCCTGAGCCTGAGCTCAAAACTGACCCATCACTGGATCTCCATTCCTTGAGCAGTGCAGAAACACAG cctgctcaggaggagaggagggacGACCAGGAGCCAGAGGGAAGAGACTTCGAGGACAGGGAAGAAGGGGAAGCAAAGGAGGAGGGTGCCAAGCCAGAGCCGAAGCCAGAGTCTCTGGAGACTAAAGCGGACAAGGATTTGAAAGCTGCCCCAAAAACAGTGAAAAGACACAGAAACATGTACTGCAAAGTTGTCTTGCTGGATGACACCATTTTTGAGTGTTCTGTGGAT AAACACGCCAAGGGACAGGATCTACTTAAAAAAGTCTGTGACCACCTCAATCTGCTGGAAGAAGACTACTTTGGTTTGGCCATATGGGACACACCAACATCCAGG ACATGGCTGGATCCtgccaaagaaataaaaaagcaggtTCACG GAGGCCCCTGGGATTTTACCTTCAATGTCAAGTTTTATCCACCAGATCCTGCCCAGCTTACAGAGGACATCACCAG GTATTACCTGTGTCTGCAGCTTAGACAGGACATTCTTACAGGGCggctgccctgctcctttgCCACCTTGGCTCTGCTGGGTTCCTACACAGTCCAGTCAGAGTTGGGAGACTATGATCCTGATCTCCATGGCCCAGATTACATCAGTGAGTTCAAACTGGCCCCAAATCAGACAAAAGAGCTTGAAGAAAAGGTTGTGGAACTTCATAAAACATATAG atCCATGACTCCAGCCCAAGCAGACCTGGAATTTCTTGAGAATGCAAAAAAGCTTTCCATGTATGGAGTCGACCTTCACCAAGCCAAG GACTTGGAAGGCGTGGATATCACCCTGGGAGTCTGTTCCAGTGGCCTTCTTGTTTACAAAGATAAGCTGAGAATCAACCGCTTCCCGTGGCCCAAAGTCCTGAAGATTTCCTACAAACGCAGCAGCTTTTTCATAAAGATTCGGCCAGGGGAG CAAGAACAGTATGAAAGTACAATTGGTTTCAAGCTACCAAGTTACCGGGCAGCAAAGAAGCTGTGGAAAGTATGTGTTGAACATCATACCTTCTTCAG GCTGACTTCCACCGAGGCCATCCCGAAGAGCAGGTTCCTGGCGCTGGGCTCCAAGTTCCGCTACAGTGGCCGGACGCAGGCACAGACGCGGCAGGCGAGTGCCCTGATTGACCGGCCCGCACCCCAGTTCGAGCGCACGGCCAGCAAGAGAGCATCCAGGAGCCTCGATGGAG CAGTGGCTGTGATAACCCCAGAGCGGAGTCCCCGGCCCACCTCAGCCCCAGCCATCGCTCAGAGCCatgctgcagagccagccccagctAAGTCCGATGTCAAGGATGTGGCCACATCTAAAGTAGGGAAGGAAACAGCGAAATCTGATATGAGATGTGAAGAATTTCCACCAGAGAAACACAAGGAGCCAGTGGATGCCTCAAGG GTGAGGAAAACACACATTGAGGTCACAGTCCCCACCACGAATGGTGCCCAGCCCCAG AAGAGATCAAAGAGGCTAGATGGTGAAAACATTTATATCAGGCATAGCAATTTAATGTTGGAG GATCTAGATAAGACgcaggaagaaataaagaagcaCCATGCCAACATCAGTGAGTTGAAGAAGAACTTTATGGAGTCCGTCCCAGAGCCTCGGCCGAGTGAGTGGGACAAACGTTTGTCCACCCACTCTCCTTTCCGAAGCCTCAACGTCAACGGGCAGATTCCCACAGGAGCGGATGGAGTGAGTACTTTGGCACAGGGTATTCCAAGGGGCAGCATTGCAGTGTGGGATTCAGCTCCCCTTAGCTtctgcttgttttctgttttaatagtTACTATTGACTTGTAA